The sequence gcagagAAGACAAAGCAATGTTCTTCGAGAGATTCACAGAGCTTAGATCGATGAAACCAAAAGAGTACTTAGCATCACGACCTAAATCAAGATTTGCTAGGTTTTGCAGAGGGAAGTATCTGCAGCTCATACATCCCAAAATGGAGGAAGCGTTCTTCGGACATTTGCATCTAAGAAACCAAGTCACTGCAGGTGAGTTCCCGGAGACGAGCTTGTGCACTGCGTTTCTCGAAATGGCGAAAAGGGTTTGGCTTTTACATTGCCTTGCTTTCTCCTTCGACCCTGAAGCTTCAATCTTTCAAGTACCTAAAGGTTGTAGATTCTCGGAAGTGTACATGAAGAGCGTGGCGGAAGAAGCGTTTTTCTCGCCGGAGGAATCCGAGCCGGGAGTTGCGTTTACGGTGGTTCCCGGGTTTAGAATTGGGAAAACGACGATACAATGTGAGGTCTACCTCTCACGTTCATGTCAACGCCGTCCGATCAGATAAAAGTCCCGGCCATGATGTCACAGGGGTATTAGAGTAATTTAGTTGGTGGGGGGACTTTTTTTGGGGGTaggaaaaaattaataaatgagGTAGAGACAACAATTACTGACCGTTGGATTCAGGAGGGGGCAAAGTATTATGTGCTTTGTTGAGTTGAGATTtatggttttatgttttttgcttTGTCAATATTAGAGAGAGCAGAAGAGACAGAAGCATCTCTTAGCTGTTTTCCATGGAATTATTACATGTCGTCACTCACTACCTTCTATTCTATCATATGTAAATAATTTCCGTCataagttataaaatattaattattgcTATGTTTGTAGTATTACATAATGTTGTGTTTTGATATCAATTAGTGAATAAAAAGGaatgtatatatgattaaagTAAAGTCTAATTTGTATGAGTGGAATGGAGATATCATCTTCTCATAAAGTGATTTGAATCATGGGGAtgtcaaaactaaacaaaacaaaaaaggtgatTTTGATTCATGGATCTAGTAGGGTTTgttggtttgagatttaaataaaatctacTTTAGATGATAttgttgttattagattaagattttgttaaaccttgataaaatttagtgttattagtttgtgatttgtaaaaaaatcatttaaaatcttaacaaatttaagTTATTGGATCtatacttttataaagtcattaaaagttttatgttattcaattaaaacaaaagaatatagaattgttaataaattcaattattgtcttattgattcatgattttatacacttcacaaaataaagtcataaaaaatatcacaaaaatacagagattgtttggagattttagaaaactaatcaacaaaactatagaatacTCTATgtcaatcttttaaaaatttttatttatattcaattttgatgattttgttaaattctTCTACATACTTTATCAATTAGAATCAAACAGCccaattaagtttttttttcttattttcttgaaatttgacTTTTTGAGACCAATCTctctgatttgtttattttattttgacgaCCGACCAAATATATCAGATAATTACTCTGATGGGTCCATTCTATATGGGATTAGATCTTTTGGGCCCAATAACAGTCATATGAACATATATCCAAGGTTCGGTGGGAATTGACTCGGTTTTGTCTTTGATTCTCGAACCAACCCGGTTAGATTCATACTGCTTTACCAATTGATATACTCAAAGTTCTGAACTTGTCCTATTAGATTTTAGAACAATGTTTGATGATTGTTTAGAACACTGTTTGGGTGTTTCTATCTTTGGGAATTGATGGGTTCAGCCGTTCAGGTATAAGTTTACAAAAATTTGAGACCAAACCAATTAGATTTTCGCATTTACACCTGCATTCTTATTACGAAGCGGCAAATGTTACACTCTTGTCAACTGAaacagttttacaaaattttggcataaaaaagaaaagagattgaAACATTAATTCTACAAAGCGATAAAACATTACTTTATCTTTGACCGGACAATTATTTATATGCATCTCTAAAATTTTAggagaattctttttttttctgaaaaaaatcaaaggggAACGTTGTTGAGATACAATCACAAAGTCGGTgacaaaagataataatataaaagcatagtatatacaatatataaatttgttcgACCATCCCAAACACTACGGAGGACCCAGATAAAAATGAGCCAAGAGACAGCGATAGCGAGCTTCAAGAAATTCCAACAGTCATGGATCGAGCAGCTACAACACCACCTCAACCACCTCCGTTCAGCTCAAAACCACCACCGGAACTCTGTTACCGGTGACGAGGAACGGCTTAGGGAAGCGGTGGAGAGAGTGATGGAACACTTTAGAGAGTACCACAGGGCGAAGTGGGCGACAACGGAGAAAGACGTGGTTGGAGTTATGGCTGCTCCTTGGTCTTCGGCTCTTGAACGGTCGCTCCATTGGGTCGGTGGTTGGCGCCCAACCACCTTGTTCCATTTGGTTTATACTGAATCCAGTATTTTGTTCGAGTCTCGTATTGTTGATATACTTCGTGGCTTTCGTACCGGTGATCTGAGCGATCTCTCTCCTTCTCAGTTCAGGTTATACACGAAACTCTAATTAATTAGCTACTTTTTTACTAATCACAACTCATGCATACTCTCTAATATACTCCCTATGTATCTAATTTATGTCCTAAAGTTGCGATATGATTCGAGTGTTATTGTAATTCTCGTGTTATATAGACTGTTTACCAAAAAGTCCAAAACTAATACATGTTCACACATACAGGTAGATATATCAAAGAGTTCATTTTGAACATAAgatgtttatttttctatattaaaaaatgctaaaaacattttgatggGTTTGAGAGATTAACAAACACATTTTGATTATAGATGataaagatttgattattttggtaGTTGAAAcagtttttccaaaaaaagacTCATTTATCTTACTTTGttatctagtttttattttttggtaaatgtGTATGCGCATATGGACTAACTAAATacattttgattatttaaaacttaatattagGATTAAATTTGTCAAAGGCAGGACGGTTAGTGAGCTACAATGTGAGACGGTGAAGGAAGAGAACGCTATAACGGAAGAGTTATCGGAGTGGCAAGACGATGCGAGCGAACTCGTCATGGGAACATCGTCCAACCCCGAACAGAGGATCCGACGTCTAGCAGGAATCGTCCATCGAACCGATGATCTACGGCTGAGAACGATCACACGTGTGGTGGAACTGCTTAGTCCGCTCCAACAAGCGGAGTTTCTAATCGCTGCGGCTGAGCTTCGTACGGGCGTTGCTGGTTGGGGGACTAGCCACGACCGTCGTCGAAGTTCCAACGTTTGAAGCTAATAATTAAAACGGTTTAAAAGGTTATATGAATTGAGAAAAAGATTCAGGTTCTTTTGGATATTAATATTAGATTATACTATGTTTTTaccatgtttttttggttatccaCTCAAACAGTACGTGagagtttgtttggttttttacatggttatgaaatatatataaaaatcctGTGTTATGGCTGTCCGGTTGCGTAAAGATCAACTTATGGGCGTGCGTGTTAGATTATCTTTTTCAGTTGGATTTCTCTAAGCGTTAGAACTTTTTTTATGAGATCATAATCTGACCTGAATGGGGCATTTGTTGCTttgctaaaaagaaaaagacaataaaGACAGAGAATCGGGGACATGGGTAATTGTTGATTTCTTCTGTAGACCAAGtggataaacaaaaaaaaatagaaagtcagataccaaaaaaaaagaagacatgaAGTGAACGTGGCATGGTCATGTCTCTTGAAGACATGCATGAAGACACTTGGTGTGGTACGCGTCCTCCTATCACGGCGTCGATTCCAAacattttgtttggtttagttttaaaGATTCTTCCTAAAAGAAAGAGTCTTATTTTTAGTCGAAGACAAAATAGACAATGATTACATGACAATTTTCATCTCAGTGCAGCTGCCATCTCCTTCTcggaattttataaatacttcGTGTGATATTTTTCCtgtctttcttctttcattattcatgaagcaggcaatacaaaaaCAGCTTTTCTAGTAATTTTCTGAAATATCGAACTTATAAACTTGTGAGACTGCTAcacaatgaaaatgataaaaaaaaagtaaatctaAGACTTTATTCTTTCATATAATGCTTAAGTAAACAACAGActagcagaaaaaaaaactgagaagaAACGatcggcaaaaaaaaaaaaaaaaaatgagaagaaacataaaaaaaactgtcatatgGTTTTGATGGTTAAAGATGTGgcagaggattttttttttatcttcatataaatgtttattt comes from Camelina sativa cultivar DH55 chromosome 19, Cs, whole genome shotgun sequence and encodes:
- the LOC104765304 gene encoding transcription factor TGA2.3-like isoform X1, which codes for MSQETAIASFKKFQQSWIEQLQHHLNHLRSAQNHHRNSVTGDEERLREAVERVMEHFREYHRAKWATTEKDVVGVMAAPWSSALERSLHWVGGWRPTTLFHLVYTESSILFESRIVDILRGFRTGDLSDLSPSQFRIKFVKGRTVSELQCETVKEENAITEELSEWQDDASELVMGTSSNPEQRIRRLAGIVHRTDDLRLRTITRVVELLSPLQQAEFLIAAAELRTGVAGWGTSHDRRRSSNV
- the LOC104765304 gene encoding transcription factor TGA2.3-like isoform X2, translated to MSQETAIASFKKFQQSWIEQLQHHLNHLRSAQNHHRNSVTGDEERLREAVERVMEHFREYHRAKWATTEKDVVGVMAAPWSSALERSLHWVGGWRPTTLFHLVYTESSILFESRIVDILRGFRTGDLSDLSPSQFRTVSELQCETVKEENAITEELSEWQDDASELVMGTSSNPEQRIRRLAGIVHRTDDLRLRTITRVVELLSPLQQAEFLIAAAELRTGVAGWGTSHDRRRSSNV